The proteins below are encoded in one region of Streptomyces cyanogenus:
- a CDS encoding VOC family protein translates to MTAGLQTIIYPVKDLARAKALFGALLGVEPYADEPYYVGFKAAGQDVGLDPNGHAKGMTGPVPYWHVTDLRERLAALLAAGAELLQDAQDVGGGRLIAFVKDPDGNLVGLLQDPSA, encoded by the coding sequence ATGACCGCCGGCCTGCAGACGATCATCTACCCGGTGAAGGACCTGGCGCGCGCCAAGGCCCTGTTCGGCGCGCTGCTGGGCGTCGAGCCGTACGCGGACGAGCCGTACTACGTCGGTTTCAAGGCCGCCGGCCAGGACGTGGGCCTCGACCCGAACGGGCACGCCAAGGGCATGACGGGGCCCGTGCCGTACTGGCACGTGACGGATCTGCGCGAGCGGCTCGCGGCGCTGCTCGCGGCGGGGGCCGAGCTGCTCCAGGACGCGCAGGACGTCGGCGGCGGCCGGCTGATCGCCTTCGTGAAGGACCCCGACGGCAACCTCGTGGGGCTGCTGCAGGACCCGTCGGCCTGA
- a CDS encoding MarR family winged helix-turn-helix transcriptional regulator encodes MAVTTADTRLEERWRDILTVHAHTMCEIDRALHPHGLGASDFEVLDILAAESSEQGDQCRVQNLVGRVHLSQSALSRLIGRLEKDGLVERSVCVEDRRGVWVALTPKGRALHAEVLPVQRAVLRRMLSGREGRPD; translated from the coding sequence ATGGCAGTCACGACGGCCGACACCCGGCTCGAAGAGCGCTGGCGGGACATCCTCACGGTGCACGCGCACACGATGTGCGAGATCGACCGCGCCCTGCATCCGCACGGGCTCGGCGCCAGCGACTTCGAGGTGCTGGACATCCTCGCGGCGGAGTCGTCCGAGCAGGGCGACCAGTGCCGGGTGCAGAACCTGGTCGGCCGGGTCCATCTGAGTCAGAGCGCGCTGTCCCGGCTGATCGGCCGGCTGGAGAAGGACGGTCTGGTGGAGCGCTCGGTGTGCGTGGAGGACCGGCGCGGGGTGTGGGTCGCGCTCACCCCCAAGGGCCGCGCACTGCACGCCGAGGTGCTGCCGGTCCAGCGCGCGGTCCTGCGGCGCATGCTGTCCGGGCGGGAGGGCCGGCCAGACTAG
- the pqqB gene encoding pyrroloquinoline quinone biosynthesis protein PqqB has translation MRVVLLGTAAGGGLPRWNCACAFCTAARDGTLPARTRECAAVTGNGRDWWLLNASPDLRTQLAATPALWPGPRHTPLRGVLLTDAESDHVTGLTELRGAAGLKIYAAPPVRAVLDRHAHGEWADSAAEGGFVLAGGLVVTAHPVGTAIRTGPSWTAYRIEDLASGGVLVYAPCVGAWSPVLDELCAGADCVLLDGTCFTADETGTGVRSGAGRAAPGHLPVGGPDGSLAALARHPGPRRIYTHLGDGNPLLDPVSPARARVTEHGAEILPDGTELVL, from the coding sequence GTGAGGGTCGTCCTGCTGGGCACCGCCGCCGGGGGCGGCCTGCCACGGTGGAACTGCGCCTGCGCGTTCTGCACCGCCGCCCGCGACGGCACACTGCCCGCCCGGACCCGGGAGTGCGCCGCCGTCACCGGCAACGGCCGGGACTGGTGGCTGCTGAACGCCTCGCCCGACCTGCGGACGCAGCTCGCCGCCACCCCGGCCCTGTGGCCCGGCCCCCGGCACACTCCGCTGCGCGGCGTGCTGCTCACCGACGCCGAGTCCGACCATGTGACCGGCCTGACCGAGCTGCGTGGTGCGGCGGGCCTGAAGATCTACGCCGCGCCGCCGGTGCGCGCCGTCCTCGACCGCCATGCCCACGGGGAGTGGGCCGACAGCGCGGCCGAGGGCGGCTTCGTGCTGGCCGGCGGCCTCGTCGTGACCGCCCACCCGGTGGGCACGGCCATCCGCACCGGGCCGAGCTGGACGGCGTACCGCATCGAGGATCTGGCCAGCGGCGGAGTGCTGGTGTACGCGCCCTGCGTGGGCGCGTGGAGCCCCGTCCTGGACGAGCTGTGCGCCGGCGCCGACTGCGTGCTGCTGGACGGCACGTGCTTCACCGCCGACGAGACGGGCACGGGAGTGCGCTCCGGTGCCGGGCGGGCCGCCCCGGGCCATCTTCCGGTCGGCGGTCCGGACGGCTCCCTCGCCGCACTGGCCCGGCACCCCGGCCCGCGCCGGATCTACACCCACCTCGGCGACGGCAACCCGCTCCTCGACCCGGTCTCGCCCGCACGCGCCCGCGTGACCGAGCACGGCGCCGAGATCCTGCCGGACGGGACCGAGCTGGTGCTCTAG
- a CDS encoding SseB family protein: METPAHEAQPTPAQQALDALAENAEDQAALDTLAHSDVLVPVPDDAVDGDGADATTVALPVLEQPGGDPVVPVFTSEGEMAELLPFVSRYRLIPLGALAAQWPEQDISLAIDGSSAHGLTLTSQGVRTLLAR, encoded by the coding sequence ATGGAGACACCCGCACACGAGGCCCAGCCGACGCCCGCCCAGCAGGCACTGGACGCGCTGGCCGAGAACGCCGAGGACCAGGCCGCCCTGGACACCCTCGCGCACAGCGACGTACTCGTCCCGGTACCGGACGACGCGGTGGACGGCGACGGCGCCGACGCCACCACGGTGGCCCTGCCCGTCCTGGAACAGCCCGGAGGCGACCCGGTCGTCCCGGTGTTCACCTCGGAGGGCGAGATGGCCGAGCTGCTGCCGTTCGTCTCGCGCTACCGCCTGATCCCGCTCGGCGCACTCGCCGCGCAGTGGCCCGAGCAGGACATCTCCCTCGCCATCGACGGCAGCTCCGCCCACGGGCTGACCCTCACCTCACAGGGGGTGCGCACCCTGCTGGCGCGCTGA
- a CDS encoding purine-cytosine permease family protein, translating into MTHPHDPLDSGSAGHPLQVEAHGLDVIADAERRGTPRSLFWPWFGANVSVLGISYGAFALGFGISFWQALTAGVLGIVVSFLLCGFIAVAGKRGSAPTMVLSRAAYGVRGNRLPSVISWMLTVGWETVLTALATMATATVFSRLGWGGGTETKVVALMVVAALTVVGGVMGFDLIMRLQTWITLITGVLTIVYVALVADHVHWNAVDALPAGSAQAFIGALVFMMTGFGLGWVNAAADYSRYLPRGSSSRGVIGWTTFGASLAPLVLLVFGLLLAGSSDSLSKAIAADPIGALTTLLPTWFLVPFAVVAVLGLVGGAVLDIYSSGLALLSAGLRVPRYLAALFDGILMIAGAVYIVFFADNFLGQFMGFLTTLGVPIAAWAGVMLADLALRRRDYDEGDLFRPHGRYGDVPLLPLLLTLAATAVGWGLVTNTAASWLTWQGYLLEPFGLGGKTGAWAYANLGVLAALALAFLGTLLLGRGRVRSQEARAPSPALDEGALNP; encoded by the coding sequence ATGACGCATCCGCACGACCCCCTCGACAGCGGATCCGCCGGTCACCCCCTCCAGGTGGAGGCGCACGGGCTCGACGTGATCGCGGACGCGGAGCGCCGGGGCACCCCGCGCTCCCTGTTCTGGCCCTGGTTCGGGGCCAACGTCTCCGTCCTCGGGATCAGCTACGGCGCTTTCGCCCTGGGCTTCGGCATCTCCTTCTGGCAGGCCCTCACCGCCGGTGTCCTCGGCATCGTCGTCTCGTTCCTGCTGTGCGGCTTCATAGCGGTCGCCGGGAAGCGCGGCTCGGCACCCACCATGGTGCTCAGCCGGGCCGCCTACGGCGTGCGCGGCAACCGGCTGCCGTCCGTCATCTCCTGGATGCTCACCGTCGGCTGGGAGACCGTCCTCACCGCGCTCGCCACGATGGCCACCGCGACCGTCTTCAGCCGCCTCGGCTGGGGCGGCGGCACCGAGACCAAGGTGGTCGCCCTCATGGTGGTGGCCGCGCTGACCGTCGTCGGCGGGGTCATGGGCTTCGACCTGATCATGCGCCTGCAGACCTGGATCACCCTGATCACGGGCGTCCTCACGATCGTCTACGTCGCGCTCGTCGCCGACCACGTCCACTGGAACGCGGTCGACGCCCTCCCGGCCGGTTCGGCACAGGCGTTCATCGGCGCGCTGGTGTTCATGATGACCGGCTTCGGCCTCGGCTGGGTCAACGCCGCCGCCGACTACTCCCGCTACCTGCCCCGTGGCTCCTCCAGCCGGGGAGTGATCGGCTGGACCACCTTCGGCGCCTCCCTGGCCCCGCTCGTCCTGCTGGTCTTCGGGCTGCTGCTGGCCGGCTCCTCCGACAGCCTGAGCAAGGCGATCGCGGCCGACCCGATCGGCGCGTTGACCACCCTGCTGCCGACGTGGTTCCTGGTGCCGTTCGCCGTGGTCGCCGTCCTGGGCCTGGTCGGCGGCGCCGTTCTCGACATCTACTCCTCCGGCCTGGCCCTGCTCTCGGCCGGCCTGCGCGTGCCCCGCTACCTTGCCGCGCTCTTCGACGGGATCCTGATGATCGCCGGCGCGGTCTACATCGTGTTCTTCGCCGACAACTTTCTCGGCCAGTTCATGGGTTTCCTCACCACACTCGGTGTGCCCATCGCCGCCTGGGCCGGTGTCATGCTCGCCGACCTGGCACTGCGCCGCCGCGACTACGACGAGGGCGACCTGTTCCGCCCGCACGGGCGCTACGGCGACGTGCCCCTCCTCCCGCTGCTCCTCACCCTCGCCGCCACCGCCGTCGGCTGGGGCCTGGTCACCAACACCGCCGCGAGCTGGCTGACCTGGCAGGGCTATCTGCTGGAGCCGTTCGGCCTGGGCGGCAAGACCGGCGCGTGGGCCTACGCCAACCTGGGCGTCCTGGCCGCCCTGGCGCTCGCCTTCCTCGGCACGCTGCTGCTGGGCCGGGGGCGCGTGCGGTCCCAGGAGGCCCGGGCGCCGAGCCCGGCGCTCGACGAGGGAGCGCTGAACCCGTGA
- a CDS encoding DUF2795 domain-containing protein, translating to MSTAHAGVPEVLDALKDVTYPADKDRLVAAARQAGASEEVVRILRDLPAQQYAGREDVAGSVRGDLDLGRTGARRAEQPRRRGKPGLAQHLREEPKTPIHEEFDR from the coding sequence ATGAGCACGGCACACGCCGGCGTCCCCGAGGTACTGGACGCGCTCAAGGACGTGACGTACCCGGCCGACAAGGACCGCCTGGTCGCGGCCGCCCGGCAGGCGGGCGCCTCCGAGGAGGTCGTCAGGATCCTGCGCGACCTGCCCGCCCAGCAGTACGCCGGCCGCGAGGACGTGGCCGGCTCGGTCCGCGGGGACCTGGACCTCGGCCGCACCGGCGCGCGGCGGGCGGAACAGCCCCGGCGCCGCGGCAAGCCGGGGCTCGCCCAGCACCTGCGGGAGGAGCCGAAGACCCCCATCCACGAGGAATTCGACCGCTGA
- a CDS encoding DUF2795 domain-containing protein — protein MAGITPPDLQKALSGAEYPASSDQLRKVAEHNHAPKEVTERISHLGKKEFQNPAEVSKAVFRNE, from the coding sequence ATGGCGGGTATCACCCCACCCGATCTGCAGAAAGCCCTGTCCGGCGCGGAGTACCCGGCCAGTTCCGATCAGCTTCGGAAGGTCGCCGAGCACAACCACGCGCCCAAGGAGGTCACCGAGCGGATCTCCCACCTCGGGAAGAAGGAGTTCCAGAACCCCGCCGAGGTCAGCAAGGCCGTCTTCCGGAACGAGTGA
- a CDS encoding CAP domain-containing protein, whose translation MGQHRKTKHYRRIVIAAAAVGAVGVPSVALACAEWPYGTDGQAQTVATPEPVGQWQYTPGNYQSNGADTGAPSATVPPAPWTTAAPSTRPSVRVIAPPHAKKHPKKHARKHTRRTATVPTPRWTATPSAPKPTASASAAPAAPSTPKPTATASGVTAEILRLVNAERSKAGCQALTLNSTLTKAAQAHSQDMAAHQNMSHTGSDGSSPGDRITRAGYVWSSYGENVAYGYGTAEQVMAGWMSSPGHRANILNCGFKEIGVGLAQPGSYWTQDFGTAR comes from the coding sequence ATGGGCCAGCACCGCAAGACCAAGCACTACCGGCGAATAGTCATCGCTGCCGCCGCTGTCGGCGCCGTGGGCGTGCCGTCCGTCGCCCTGGCCTGTGCCGAGTGGCCGTACGGCACGGACGGCCAGGCGCAGACCGTCGCGACGCCCGAGCCCGTGGGGCAGTGGCAGTACACCCCGGGGAATTACCAGAGCAACGGTGCCGACACCGGCGCGCCCTCGGCCACCGTGCCGCCGGCGCCCTGGACCACGGCGGCTCCGAGCACCCGCCCGAGCGTCCGCGTGATCGCCCCTCCGCATGCCAAGAAGCATCCGAAGAAGCACGCGAGGAAGCACACGAGGAGGACGGCCACGGTCCCCACGCCCCGGTGGACCGCCACGCCCAGCGCTCCCAAGCCCACCGCTTCCGCCTCCGCGGCCCCCGCGGCGCCGAGCACGCCGAAGCCGACGGCCACCGCGTCCGGGGTCACCGCCGAGATCCTGCGGCTGGTGAACGCCGAGCGGAGCAAGGCCGGTTGCCAGGCACTGACCCTCAACTCGACTCTCACCAAGGCCGCGCAGGCGCACAGCCAGGACATGGCGGCCCACCAGAACATGTCGCACACCGGATCCGACGGTTCGTCCCCGGGCGACCGCATCACCCGCGCCGGCTACGTCTGGAGCAGCTACGGGGAGAACGTCGCCTACGGGTACGGCACGGCCGAGCAGGTGATGGCGGGCTGGATGTCCAGCCCGGGCCACCGCGCCAACATCCTCAACTGCGGCTTCAAGGAGATCGGTGTCGGTCTCGCCCAGCCCGGCAGCTACTGGACTCAGGACTTCGGCACGGCACGCTGA
- a CDS encoding MFS transporter, with translation MRSKASITLLSVGHACVDVYQGAVASLVPFLVAERAYGYAAASGVVLAAALLSSVAQPLFGALTDRRPAPWLLPAGTLLAGLGIALSGSSDSYALTLLCVAVSGAGVAAYHPESARVARLAGEGSHSAMGWFSLGGNAGFALAPLLVTAVVGTGGLRWTPLLVLPALVGAALNGAVLRAPERRRHLTGTAPAAGADDGASFLKLSLAVVCRSVVFTGLSSFLSLYAAQRLGGSTAAGTAALSVLYLGGAVGSVLGGRLAGRWDRVTVCRWSYLLSVAAVAGVVFVPGPALYLCVALTSAGLYVPFSLQVTLGQDYLPTRVGTASGVTLGLTVSVGGLASPLIGRVADATSLRTALAPLVLLPALAWLLFRALPEPAGPGGRAGAPAAAAAQRAVPKS, from the coding sequence GTGCGAAGCAAAGCATCGATCACCCTGCTGTCCGTCGGGCACGCCTGCGTCGACGTCTACCAGGGAGCCGTGGCGTCCCTGGTCCCGTTCCTCGTCGCCGAGCGCGCCTACGGCTACGCCGCCGCCTCGGGCGTCGTACTGGCCGCCGCCCTGCTGTCCTCGGTGGCGCAGCCGCTGTTCGGCGCGCTCACCGACCGCCGGCCCGCGCCCTGGCTGCTGCCGGCCGGCACGCTCCTGGCCGGCCTGGGCATCGCGCTGAGCGGCAGCAGCGACTCGTACGCGCTGACATTGCTGTGCGTGGCGGTGTCCGGGGCAGGCGTGGCCGCCTACCATCCCGAGTCCGCCCGGGTCGCCCGGCTGGCCGGCGAGGGCAGCCACAGCGCCATGGGCTGGTTCTCGCTGGGCGGCAATGCCGGGTTCGCCCTGGCCCCGCTGCTGGTCACGGCCGTCGTGGGCACGGGCGGACTGCGCTGGACCCCACTGCTGGTCCTGCCGGCGCTCGTCGGCGCGGCGCTGAACGGGGCCGTTCTGCGCGCCCCGGAGCGGCGGCGGCACCTCACCGGTACGGCACCGGCGGCCGGCGCCGACGACGGGGCGTCCTTCCTGAAGCTGTCGCTGGCCGTCGTGTGCCGCTCGGTCGTGTTCACCGGCCTGAGCAGCTTCCTGTCCCTGTACGCGGCGCAGCGCCTGGGCGGCAGTACGGCGGCCGGTACGGCAGCGCTGTCCGTGCTCTACCTGGGCGGCGCCGTCGGTTCCGTGCTGGGCGGCCGGCTGGCCGGGCGCTGGGACCGGGTCACGGTGTGCCGCTGGTCGTACCTGCTCTCGGTCGCGGCGGTGGCCGGAGTCGTGTTCGTCCCCGGCCCCGCCCTGTACCTGTGCGTGGCCCTGACCTCCGCCGGGCTGTACGTGCCGTTCTCCCTCCAGGTCACCCTGGGCCAGGACTACCTGCCCACCCGGGTCGGCACCGCAAGCGGTGTCACCCTCGGCCTGACCGTCAGTGTCGGCGGACTGGCGAGCCCCCTCATCGGCCGGGTGGCCGACGCGACGTCCCTGCGGACCGCCCTGGCCCCGCTGGTTCTGCTGCCGGCGCTCGCCTGGCTGCTGTTCCGCGCCCTGCCCGAACCGGCGGGACCCGGCGGCCGGGCCGGCGCCCCGGCCGCCGCCGCCGCTCAGCGTGCCGTGCCGAAGTCCTGA
- a CDS encoding AraC family transcriptional regulator — protein sequence MTEIRHDPVAPTRTQWLASGAAIAAHRHDDHQIVYAGRGVLAVTTDAGSWIAPATRALWVPAGTVHAHQAHGALELHLVGLPAHENPLGLDTPTVLAVSPLLRELIVAHTRGPEDGSPERARLRAVLLDQLRASPQQPLHLPTPGSPVLRALCDILRADPADGRTLAELGREVGASDRTLSRLFRRDLGMTFPQWRTQLRLHHALVLLAEGTPVTTVAHRCGWSSASAFIDVFRRAFGHTPGSGS from the coding sequence ATGACGGAGATCCGCCATGACCCGGTGGCCCCCACCCGCACCCAGTGGCTCGCGTCCGGCGCGGCCATAGCCGCCCACCGGCACGACGACCACCAGATCGTCTACGCGGGCCGGGGTGTACTGGCCGTGACCACCGACGCGGGGTCCTGGATCGCCCCGGCCACCCGCGCCCTGTGGGTACCGGCCGGCACCGTGCACGCCCACCAGGCGCACGGCGCGCTCGAACTGCACCTGGTGGGGCTGCCCGCGCACGAGAACCCGCTCGGGCTGGACACGCCGACCGTCCTGGCCGTGAGCCCGCTGCTGCGCGAACTGATCGTCGCCCACACCCGCGGCCCCGAGGACGGCAGTCCCGAACGGGCGCGGCTGCGCGCGGTGTTGCTGGACCAGCTGCGCGCCTCGCCCCAGCAGCCGCTGCACCTGCCGACGCCCGGCTCACCGGTGCTGCGCGCGCTGTGCGACATCCTGCGCGCCGATCCCGCCGACGGCCGCACGCTGGCGGAGCTGGGCCGGGAGGTCGGGGCGAGCGACCGTACCCTCTCCCGGCTGTTCCGCCGGGACCTCGGGATGACGTTCCCGCAGTGGCGCACCCAGCTGCGGCTGCACCACGCGCTGGTCCTGCTGGCCGAGGGGACGCCGGTGACCACGGTGGCCCACCGCTGCGGCTGGTCCTCGGCCAGCGCGTTCATCGACGTCTTCCGGCGCGCCTTCGGGCACACGCCGGGCAGTGGCTCATAG
- a CDS encoding sigma-70 family RNA polymerase sigma factor, with amino-acid sequence MRTQHTVDTAALVTAARAGDPAAQDALVSAYLPLVYNIVGRALNGSVDVDDVVQETMLRALGSLGDLRNPESFRSWLVAIAMNRVRAHWQDRRLAPDAVEEAADVADPGADFVDLTIVRLQLSGQRQETARATRWLEPDDREVLSLWWLECAGELTRTEVAAALGVSPQHTAVRVQRMKARLEAARVVVRALDTRPACAELHGVLAAWDGLPSALWRKRIARHARECVRCGGLWSGLLPAEGLLAGLALVGVSSALLTTTRSAVTGMTAAGSAVPVPAHAGSSHPTVDAGTGEPAQEAFGSGQGTAGADQGAVVADQEAAGAGHGTAGTGPADPVGVSASRRRTTGRGEARRRRRVRRRAVGGAVVAACVAGGGLWYFGTDSGRPQPRETTAARTAGAPAVDLAEPSAAETSASPSASASPSPSHSKKPSPSKSPRPARKSSTPKAERPAPATTSASRAPQAQPAPAGTVAQVVALVNKERATAGCGPVTEDPQLDKAAQGHSDDMAARGFFDHTNPDGAGPGERITAAGYRWSTYGENIARGQQTPQAVMDSWMNSPGHRANILNCSFKNIGVGVHDGQGGPWWTQAFGAKL; translated from the coding sequence ATGAGGACACAGCACACGGTGGACACGGCGGCACTGGTGACGGCCGCCCGAGCGGGGGACCCGGCGGCCCAGGACGCCCTGGTCAGCGCCTATCTCCCGCTGGTGTACAACATCGTGGGCCGCGCCCTGAACGGTTCCGTCGACGTCGACGACGTGGTCCAGGAGACCATGCTCCGGGCCCTCGGCTCGCTCGGTGACCTGCGCAACCCGGAGAGCTTCCGCTCCTGGCTCGTGGCCATCGCGATGAACCGGGTCCGGGCCCACTGGCAGGACCGCCGGCTCGCCCCGGACGCCGTGGAGGAGGCCGCTGACGTCGCCGATCCTGGCGCCGACTTCGTCGACCTGACCATCGTCCGGCTCCAGCTGTCCGGCCAGCGCCAGGAGACCGCGCGTGCCACCCGCTGGCTGGAGCCGGACGACCGGGAGGTGCTGTCGCTGTGGTGGCTGGAGTGCGCCGGCGAGCTGACCCGGACCGAGGTCGCCGCGGCCCTCGGGGTGTCCCCGCAGCACACCGCGGTACGGGTGCAGCGGATGAAGGCGCGGCTGGAGGCGGCCCGGGTGGTGGTACGGGCGTTGGACACCCGGCCCGCCTGTGCGGAGCTGCACGGGGTGCTGGCCGCCTGGGACGGCCTGCCCTCCGCCCTCTGGCGCAAGCGCATAGCCCGGCACGCCCGCGAGTGCGTACGCTGCGGCGGCCTGTGGAGCGGCCTGCTGCCCGCCGAGGGCCTGCTGGCCGGGCTGGCCCTGGTCGGGGTGTCGTCGGCGCTGCTCACCACGACCCGGTCCGCCGTGACCGGCATGACCGCGGCGGGCTCCGCCGTACCGGTGCCCGCCCACGCCGGATCCTCCCACCCGACCGTGGACGCGGGCACCGGCGAACCGGCCCAGGAAGCCTTCGGATCCGGGCAGGGCACCGCCGGAGCGGACCAGGGTGCCGTCGTCGCCGACCAGGAAGCCGCCGGAGCCGGACACGGCACCGCCGGCACCGGCCCAGCTGACCCGGTCGGGGTGAGCGCCTCCCGTCGCCGTACGACCGGCCGCGGTGAGGCGCGGCGCCGGCGGCGGGTCCGGCGCCGGGCCGTCGGCGGTGCCGTGGTGGCGGCCTGTGTGGCGGGCGGCGGCCTCTGGTACTTCGGCACCGACTCCGGACGGCCGCAGCCCAGGGAGACGACCGCCGCGCGGACCGCCGGCGCTCCCGCCGTGGACCTCGCGGAGCCCAGCGCCGCCGAGACCTCGGCGTCGCCCTCGGCGTCCGCGTCGCCGTCACCGTCGCACTCGAAGAAGCCGAGCCCCTCCAAGAGCCCCCGGCCGGCGCGGAAGAGCAGCACGCCGAAGGCCGAGCGGCCCGCGCCCGCGACCACGTCGGCCTCCCGCGCCCCGCAGGCCCAGCCGGCGCCCGCCGGGACGGTGGCGCAGGTGGTCGCGCTGGTGAACAAGGAGCGGGCGACCGCCGGTTGCGGCCCGGTCACCGAGGACCCGCAACTCGACAAGGCCGCCCAGGGCCACTCCGACGACATGGCCGCGCGCGGCTTCTTCGACCACACCAACCCGGACGGCGCGGGCCCCGGCGAACGCATCACCGCGGCCGGCTACCGCTGGTCCACGTACGGCGAGAACATAGCCAGGGGTCAGCAGACCCCGCAGGCGGTGATGGACTCCTGGATGAACAGCCCGGGCCACCGGGCCAACATCCTCAACTGTTCGTTCAAGAACATCGGCGTGGGCGTCCACGACGGCCAGGGCGGCCCGTGGTGGACCCAGGCCTTCGGCGCCAAGCTGTGA
- a CDS encoding winged helix-turn-helix transcriptional regulator, producing the protein MTSQAKDAPTERGDLFDPACPTRRLLDRIGTKWTSMAVKVLAEAAPGEVRFAELLRRMPGVSRKMLSVTLQNLVRDGLVARRVEPSVPPAVHYRLTALGLSLDTVLAAVRDWAEEHMAEVDRANELSDGQGDRPESAVV; encoded by the coding sequence GTGACCTCCCAGGCCAAGGACGCCCCCACCGAGCGCGGTGACCTGTTCGACCCCGCGTGCCCGACGCGCCGGCTGCTCGACCGGATCGGCACGAAGTGGACGTCGATGGCGGTGAAGGTGCTGGCGGAGGCGGCCCCGGGCGAGGTGCGCTTCGCCGAGCTGCTGCGCCGGATGCCCGGCGTCTCCCGGAAGATGCTGTCCGTGACCCTGCAGAACCTGGTCCGGGACGGCCTGGTCGCACGCCGGGTCGAGCCCTCCGTACCGCCCGCCGTGCACTACCGCCTCACCGCACTCGGCCTGTCGCTCGACACCGTCCTCGCCGCCGTCCGGGACTGGGCCGAGGAGCACATGGCCGAGGTGGACCGGGCCAACGAGCTGAGCGACGGTCAGGGGGACCGGCCGGAATCCGCCGTGGTGTGA
- a CDS encoding DUF4232 domain-containing protein, which yields MHHRHTSRVAGAALAAVAATLSLTAFQPASGTAAGAAPAPKAPAATVAAAATAGSAEAAAPVRVSLVAHTTSLATPACAAKALKVSAYQSAVRPRGTGTGAAVVQFKNVSSAACVLRGHPTVAGAGNGSPQRSVPLKVTPKGTATTVRLAPGGKAWLKLTFVQVQGEADGYCVSGATPSVFPTMVIGLPGAGKHQVALDDGWLAECDNKVTATAVSKVKPA from the coding sequence ATGCATCACCGACACACCAGCCGCGTCGCCGGGGCGGCCCTGGCCGCCGTCGCCGCCACCCTGTCGCTGACGGCCTTCCAGCCGGCGAGCGGCACGGCAGCGGGCGCGGCCCCGGCTCCGAAGGCCCCCGCCGCCACCGTGGCGGCCGCGGCGACTGCCGGGTCGGCCGAGGCCGCCGCGCCCGTCCGCGTCTCCCTGGTCGCCCACACCACCTCCCTTGCCACGCCGGCCTGTGCGGCCAAGGCGCTGAAGGTGTCGGCGTACCAGTCCGCCGTCCGGCCGCGGGGCACGGGCACCGGGGCCGCGGTCGTCCAGTTCAAGAACGTCTCCTCGGCGGCGTGCGTGCTGCGCGGCCACCCGACGGTGGCCGGGGCGGGCAACGGTTCGCCGCAGCGGTCCGTTCCGCTGAAGGTGACCCCCAAGGGCACCGCGACCACCGTGCGCCTCGCACCGGGTGGCAAGGCGTGGCTGAAGCTGACCTTCGTACAGGTGCAGGGCGAGGCGGACGGATACTGCGTCTCCGGCGCGACCCCGTCCGTGTTCCCGACCATGGTGATCGGCCTGCCGGGTGCGGGCAAGCACCAGGTCGCCCTGGACGACGGCTGGCTCGCCGAGTGCGACAACAAGGTCACCGCGACGGCGGTGTCGAAGGTGAAGCCCGCCTGA